One window of the Rhipicephalus sanguineus isolate Rsan-2018 chromosome 4, BIME_Rsan_1.4, whole genome shotgun sequence genome contains the following:
- the LOC119390506 gene encoding 3-alpha-hydroxysteroid sulfotransferase translates to MSKDTTPLFLCYCATPVEDRSPLLSTELALSNKQQEHLAKMQRRRPACQIIDGVPRCTVLNPDRLREALNFKAKEGDLVQITFPKSGTHWLMFITQLILRDGQPMTNYQEFAKEWRFLEYMDVKDYSSSLPLRTFVTHLALDKSTMTEEGKYVYLARNPWDVCVSFYLMMINWSNFKFQDATFEDFVDTFVSGNFGYGDYFEHVAAGYAHREEANVLFLTYEELKENTREVVLRLAHLLGEEHGRALEKDEALLQKVLERSRPEYMRNVVVVDLSAGDNPQWNEVFSRERITCIEGHEGEKDKYSYVRNGKVGSWKDYFSPALLRKMERRILEAEKQSSFMDLWKDIRLEARKRMQDTE, encoded by the coding sequence GAGCACTTGGCGAAGATGCAGAGGAGAAGGCCGGCCTGCCAAATAATAGATGGAGTTCCGAGATGCACTGTACTGAATCCCGACAGATTAAGAGAAGCACTGAACTTCAAGGCAAAGGAAGGAGACCTCGTGCAAATAACATTTCCAAAGAGCGGAACGCATTGGCTGATGTTCATCACGCAACTGATTCTCAGAGACGGACAACCGATGACGAACTACCAAGAATTTGCCAAAGAATGGCGCTTCCTCGAGTACATGGACGTCAAGGACTACAGCTCATCTCTGCCTCTGAGGACATTCGTTACGCACTTGGCGTTAGACAAGAGTACGATGACCGAAGAAGGTAAGTACGTCTACCTCGCCCGCAATCCGTGGGACGTCTGCGTGTCCTTCTACCTCATGATGATCAACTGGAGCAATTTCAAATTTCAAGACGCAACGTTCGAAGATTTTGTCGACACATTTGTAAGTGGCAATTTCGGCTACGGCGACTACTTCGAACACGTGGCAGCGGGCTACGCTCATCGGGAGGAAGCGAACGTGCTCTTCTTGACTTACGAGGAACTCAAGGAGAACACCCGAGAGGTGGTGCTGAGGCTGGCGCATTTGTTGGGAGAAGAGCACGGCCGTGCTCTGGAGAAAGACGAAGCGTTGCTCCAAAAAGTGCTGGAGCGATCGAGGCCAGAATACATGCGCAACGTGGTGGTCGTGGATTTGAGTGCCGGAGACAACCCCCAGTGGAACGAGGTGTTCTCGCGCGAGAGGATCACCTGCATCGAAGGCCACGAAGGAGAAAAGGACAAGTATTCGTACGTAAGGAACGGCAAAGTTGGAAGCTGGAAGGATTACTTCTCGCCCGCTCTGCTTCGAAAGATGGAGCGCAGGATTCTGGAGGCGGAGAAGCAATCTTCCTTCATGGACCTCTGGAAGGACATCCGACTTGAAGCGAGGAAACGCATGCAAGATACCGAATAA